In a genomic window of Strix aluco isolate bStrAlu1 chromosome 3, bStrAlu1.hap1, whole genome shotgun sequence:
- the QPCT gene encoding glutaminyl-peptide cyclotransferase isoform X1 — protein sequence MAGGEGAAAALRLLAALCLSAAACLHPGRGRDTGAGWTLEKYSHQPRILHSDAIQKVAANTDVSEMWENDLRPILIERYSGSPGNYIVRQHIKHRLQRLQAGWEIEEDTFQRYTPYGYQTFSNIISTLNPSAKRHLVLACHYDSKFFGQQWQERVFIGATDSAVPCAMILELARALDNKLQLIKTSSTSRPDLSLQLIFFDGEEAFVRWSPSDSLYGSQHLAQKMVSTPHPPGSTTTNQLQGIDLLVLLDLIGAPNPVFPNYFPNTIRWFERLQAIEQELHNMNLLKNHLVERQYFQTTLHRGLVEDDHVPFLLRGVPVLHLIPSPFPAVWHTMEDTEENLDKTTIDNLSKILQVFVLEYLNL from the exons atgGCCGGAGGCGAGGGGGCGGCGGCCGCACTCCGCCTGCTCGCGGCTCTGTGCCTCTCCGCCGCCGCCTGCCTTCACCCGGGGCGCGGCAGGGACACCGGGGCGGGCTGGACCCTGGAGAAG TATTCTCACCAACCAAGAATTTTACATTCTGATGCTATTCAAAAAGTTGCAGCAAACACAGATGTTTCTGAAATGTGGGAGAATGATTTGCGCCCTATCCTGATAGAAAGATACTCAGGGTCACCGGGAAATTATATCGTACGACAG catATCAAGCACCGTCTTCAAAGATTACAGGCTGGTTGGGAAATTGAAGAAGATACATTTCAGAGATACACACCATATGGAtatcaaacattttcaaatattatcAGCACTCTCAACCCCTCTGCAAAACGCCATCTAGTACTTGCTTGCCACTATGACTCAAAATTCTTTGGACAACAATGGCAGGAGAGAGTGTTTATAGGAGCAACCGATTCAGCCGTGCCTTGTGCTATGATACTGGAGCTGGCACGTGCCCTGGATAACAAGCTGCAGTTAATCAAG ACCAGCTCAACATCAAGACCAGACCTTTCACTTCAGCTCATTTTTTTTGATGGCGAAGAAGCCTTTGTCCGGTGGTCCCCTTCCGATTCCCTCTATGGATCTCAACACTTAGCTCAAAAAATGGTATCTACCCCACATCCACCTGGTTCAACAACCACAAATCAGCTGCAGGGCATA GACCTGCTTGTACTACTGGATTTAATTGGTGCACCAAACCCAGTCTTTCCCAATTATTTTCCTAACACTATTCGATGGTTTGAGAGGCTTCAGGCAATTG AGCAAGAGCTACACAACATGAATCTGCTGAAGAATCACCTTGTTGAAAGGCAGTATTTCCAGACTACTTTACATCGAGGCTTGGTTGAAGATGACCACGTTCCATTTTTATTAAGAG GGGTTCCAGTCCTACATCTGATCCCATCCCCTTTTCCTGCAGTATGGCATACCATGGAGGACACAGAAGAAAACCTTGACAAAACCACTATCGACAACCTCAGCAAAATCCTGCAAGTGTTTGTACTGGAATATCTAAACCTGTGA
- the QPCT gene encoding glutaminyl-peptide cyclotransferase isoform X2, with amino-acid sequence MYQNQQYSHQPRILHSDAIQKVAANTDVSEMWENDLRPILIERYSGSPGNYIVRQHIKHRLQRLQAGWEIEEDTFQRYTPYGYQTFSNIISTLNPSAKRHLVLACHYDSKFFGQQWQERVFIGATDSAVPCAMILELARALDNKLQLIKTSSTSRPDLSLQLIFFDGEEAFVRWSPSDSLYGSQHLAQKMVSTPHPPGSTTTNQLQGIDLLVLLDLIGAPNPVFPNYFPNTIRWFERLQAIEQELHNMNLLKNHLVERQYFQTTLHRGLVEDDHVPFLLRGVPVLHLIPSPFPAVWHTMEDTEENLDKTTIDNLSKILQVFVLEYLNL; translated from the exons ATGTACCAAAATCAGCAG TATTCTCACCAACCAAGAATTTTACATTCTGATGCTATTCAAAAAGTTGCAGCAAACACAGATGTTTCTGAAATGTGGGAGAATGATTTGCGCCCTATCCTGATAGAAAGATACTCAGGGTCACCGGGAAATTATATCGTACGACAG catATCAAGCACCGTCTTCAAAGATTACAGGCTGGTTGGGAAATTGAAGAAGATACATTTCAGAGATACACACCATATGGAtatcaaacattttcaaatattatcAGCACTCTCAACCCCTCTGCAAAACGCCATCTAGTACTTGCTTGCCACTATGACTCAAAATTCTTTGGACAACAATGGCAGGAGAGAGTGTTTATAGGAGCAACCGATTCAGCCGTGCCTTGTGCTATGATACTGGAGCTGGCACGTGCCCTGGATAACAAGCTGCAGTTAATCAAG ACCAGCTCAACATCAAGACCAGACCTTTCACTTCAGCTCATTTTTTTTGATGGCGAAGAAGCCTTTGTCCGGTGGTCCCCTTCCGATTCCCTCTATGGATCTCAACACTTAGCTCAAAAAATGGTATCTACCCCACATCCACCTGGTTCAACAACCACAAATCAGCTGCAGGGCATA GACCTGCTTGTACTACTGGATTTAATTGGTGCACCAAACCCAGTCTTTCCCAATTATTTTCCTAACACTATTCGATGGTTTGAGAGGCTTCAGGCAATTG AGCAAGAGCTACACAACATGAATCTGCTGAAGAATCACCTTGTTGAAAGGCAGTATTTCCAGACTACTTTACATCGAGGCTTGGTTGAAGATGACCACGTTCCATTTTTATTAAGAG GGGTTCCAGTCCTACATCTGATCCCATCCCCTTTTCCTGCAGTATGGCATACCATGGAGGACACAGAAGAAAACCTTGACAAAACCACTATCGACAACCTCAGCAAAATCCTGCAAGTGTTTGTACTGGAATATCTAAACCTGTGA